The Cystobacter ferrugineus genome includes a window with the following:
- a CDS encoding class I SAM-dependent methyltransferase: MTAQNQASAFSFDLFYTTVNAYYRTAAVKAAIELGVFDVVGEKGKTLAEIAKACNASPRGIRILCRFLVSIGFLKNAGELFFLTREMALFLDKKSPGYLGGSIDFLLSPYIMDGFKDLASVVRTGELTLPEKGVVAPDHPQWVTFARAMAPMMSLPSLLLAELADRQANQPLKVLDVAAGHGLFGLAIAQRNPKAHVTFLDWENVLQVARENATKAGVLDRVEFRPGDAFSVDFGKELDVILLTNFLHHFDEAGCEKILKKAHAALKEGGRVLTFEFIANEDRTSPPLAATFSMMMLGTTPGGETYAYSDLERMFKNTGYDQVELKAIPPAMEKVVVSIKGKAQL, translated from the coding sequence ATGACCGCTCAGAACCAAGCCTCCGCGTTTTCTTTCGATCTCTTCTACACGACGGTCAATGCGTACTACCGGACCGCCGCCGTCAAGGCGGCCATCGAGCTCGGCGTGTTCGACGTCGTTGGCGAGAAGGGCAAGACCCTGGCCGAGATCGCGAAGGCCTGCAACGCGTCGCCGCGTGGCATCCGCATTCTCTGCCGGTTCCTCGTGTCGATCGGGTTCCTCAAGAACGCGGGTGAGCTGTTCTTCCTCACGCGAGAGATGGCCCTGTTTCTGGACAAGAAGTCGCCCGGCTATCTGGGCGGCAGCATTGATTTCCTTCTGTCGCCGTACATCATGGACGGCTTCAAGGACCTCGCGTCGGTGGTGCGGACGGGCGAGTTGACGCTGCCGGAAAAAGGGGTGGTGGCGCCAGATCATCCGCAGTGGGTGACGTTCGCGCGCGCGATGGCGCCGATGATGTCCCTGCCATCCCTCCTGCTCGCGGAACTGGCGGACCGCCAGGCGAACCAGCCGCTCAAGGTGCTCGATGTCGCCGCCGGCCACGGCCTCTTCGGCCTGGCCATCGCCCAGCGGAATCCGAAGGCGCATGTGACGTTCCTCGACTGGGAAAACGTGCTACAGGTGGCGCGCGAGAACGCGACGAAGGCGGGAGTTCTCGACAGGGTCGAGTTCCGCCCGGGAGATGCCTTCTCCGTGGACTTCGGCAAGGAGCTGGACGTCATCCTCCTGACGAACTTCTTGCATCACTTCGACGAGGCGGGCTGCGAGAAGATCCTCAAGAAGGCCCACGCTGCCCTGAAGGAGGGCGGCCGTGTGCTGACGTTCGAGTTCATCGCGAACGAGGACCGGACGTCGCCTCCGCTTGCCGCCACGTTCAGCATGATGATGCTCGGCACGACGCCCGGCGGTGAGACCTACGCCTACTCCGATCTGGAGCGGATGTTCAAGAACACGGGTTACGATCAAGTCGAGCTCAAGGCCATTCCTCCCGCGATGGAGAAGGTCGTCGTTTCGATCAAGGGCAAAGCGCAGCTCTGA